GAATGTGAAAGTGATTTTAAATGTAGCACAATCAGTGTTTAGTTCAATAGTGCCTTCACTAAACTTGGAGTTTTAAAGTCTACCCAACAGTTACattgttttcctttgccttcaagaTATTTCAAAACCCTGGAAAGGTATCTGCATTTTAGTTGCTGTTTCATGAAGTTATGTCCTTGGAAAGTACATTTCATCCATGTTTCCTTCCTCTATACCTATAAAGTGAAATTAATACACCCTAAAGATTTTGAAATGATATAattggtaacttttaaaaatagctatttcatataggatttgttttttcatttttgcctcaGTTGCCAAATAGGCAAAATAGTATAGTCTTATTTTTCGACAATTACATTAttagaaatgtgaaataaataagttatggcCCTGAAAAAATTATGTGAGTATATGCAAATAGTGCTAAAGTACTAGCTACTGAAGCATTAACCTTTTAGAGCAAGTATCTAAATATGACATGCCCGCACTGTTACCCCATACTGGACAACTGCAGAAAAAGTAAGCTGTTGCCTGAGGAAATACATCTGCTTTCTCCAAGTGAAGCAAAATCAACCAAAGAGCACATTAATGGTTAGAGAACAGACTATACTGTTTAGGAGCAAATACATGAATACATACATGCTCCTCTCACATTTTTGGCACATGACAGCTCCTAGAACATTTTTCACAATCCAAATATGCATCAAATTAGAAACAAAGCTTTAGATTTTGGGGCCAAATAGGTAAATGGACATTTCTGGGCTTTCATGCGAGAGGGTGATGAAGGccatgatgaaagaaatttgtAGAGGTTTCATGTATATTTCAACACTCAGCAAAGATATGAGAAAATTACCACACAGTTTTATCACATAATatcacagaatttttattttagagggaaaaCTGAATAATGTTTGACCTGTAAGCCAGGTCCATAAATGAGAGgttctcaaagaaaaagaatgttaataCTGAAATATATGATAATGCTTAATAGAGTGCCTGGCAGGAAAATTGAAGCAATCTTTAGATAATTCACATTATTAAGagttcttttttcaaatatgtttatgcatggtcttcagaaaaaaaaatctttatcaaaattcttagttttataaaatatatgggaAACCAATCACAAACTGAATAAGAAGATGATGTATTACATTTGAGTTTTGATTTAATATTCTCTTCACAACTCATAAAACAGTCCTGACTTTCTAGTCACTGCAATGACacaagtaaaaaaagtaaaatatatgtatattagaaaggaagaaataaaactgtccctgtTTGTATATGACAAGGTTGTCTATATAAACATTCtgacaaatatacaaaaataaaaataaaaacttatggaATTAACAAATGAGTTCACCAAGTTTATAAGATACAAGatgaacatacaaaaataaattgtatttctatgtactagcaatgaacacatgaccaaattaaaaataaaataccatacaTACGAGCTCAAAAATAATGGAATACATAGATATAAATTTAACAATACATGTGAAATATTTGCTTGCCAGAATCTACAAAATGATGATAAAGTGTTTAAGATCTaagtaaatgagaaaacattttgtgaTTATGAATTTGAAGACTTGACAGAGTAAAGATGTCAAGTCTCAACAAACTGATATACAGACTTAATCAATTCCTATCATACTCTCagcaaaatttttttgtaaatatagacaagattattccaaaatttatatggaaatgtatagatctcagaatgactaaaataatgttgacagaataaagaataaactgGGAGGAAATCAGTCTATCTGATTTCCAGGTTTATTATACAGTTTCAGTATTCAGGCCATGCAAATTGTAGAGGTTTTGATACATAGAttactggaacagaatagagagtttGGTAATGGATCTATATAAACCTGCCTGACTttgacaaaaatgcaaaaaaacaattcaatgtCACCTTTCCACAAAGGTTGATGGATCTCCCACCTCATACAAAACgtaactcaaaataaatcatgaacttcaacataaaactataaatcttttagaagaaaattaagagaaaatattccGGCTTCCAGGCTAGGCCAAAAgttcttagatttgacaccaaaaagcataatccataagaggaaaataaagcaaatctTTTGCTCTATGATAGACCGTTTTAAGAGCTTCAGAGACAAGACAGACTGAAgacaacatttgcaaatcacaaaggattagtatctaaaatgTACACAGAACTTTCAACActcaataggaagaaaaataagcaatCCAAAATGCAAAAAAGTCACAGatatttcattgaaaaaatacacaaaaaacaaacacgtGAAAAGATATGTTCAATATTACAAGCTACTTGAGTTCCTTCACTTGACATCTGAAATACTAAAAACTTAAGTTTAAGAATATGTTTTGGTGATCCACATGTAGCCTTTCCCACTTGAGCTAGAGCTACTGTGGTATTATCTTGAGGAGATGAGCAACGCTTTTTTGCCTCCTACTTTCTTCTTTGGGTTTGAGATCTGGAGGAAGTTGAGAGAAATATCAAGCTCCAACATGCAGAATTTGGTCaattgtttcctttaaaatactgttttgcaTCAGAGCTAACTATATCTAATTCATTTTGCCTGTAACTCATTTTGCCTGAATCTAGGTTTCACTTGTCCAGGATTCTCTAAAGTATTTAGTCTAAACACTTATACGAATATGTGTCAATTTATGAGAAACCTGGAGCCATTTTGCCATGTAGATGTTTTCAGGAACCATGTGTGACAATCTTTCCACAACCCATAacccacatgcagaagaatcatCTATCTAAGCAGAAGGATACCAGAATCCTAACTTGCCAAAAAGCCTTTTGACTTGCttccatgtttgtgtgtgtacagggGGAGAAGCCTGAGCGAAATGAGAAGAAAGGTTATGTAAATGATTAAACAAACACAatacctgtttttccttttacccAGATAACCGAAACACAGAAAAGAtcagattaaaaggaaaagatgccCACCCCATTATGGATATAAAGCAGGAAGAAGGCATAAACATGCCCCTGCCTTCCTCGTTCTCATACTGCCACCTAACACAGGGACACTTTGCCATGCTTTGGCTACTCTGAAGGGACAAAGGGAAGACAAGGAGAATATCCTGTAAACATAAACCAGAGAGGCAATAACTCTGAAAATAAAGTGAATGTGGCTGGAGATGAAGTATCAGTCTCTAATAGTGTCAATAAGGTTCATGAAACTTCCTTTATATTACAATTGCCATCCAAAGAAATAGTATCCCATGGACCAGATAAGACCAGCTCTAAATGGCTACTTTGTACAAGAGAAGGAATAATCATGACAAAGGTAATAAAGAGAAGATCCGGCCCCTTACTAGTTTTTCTGTTCAGCCAAGTAAGCTCTGAAGTGTCTGTTATAATTCAAAGAAAGGAGAGTCTTCCAAAGTTAATAATTATCAACTAATTAGCAGCACTGAATGGTGTCtgggcatgtgtgtatgtgtttgtgcaATCAAAATGTATAATGAGAGATTTCTTGATTTCACAAATTGTGGAAAAttttatacttccttttttttttaatttttttttaacgtttatttatttttgagacagagagagacacagcatgaacaggggaggggcagagagagggagacacagaatcggaagcaagctccaggctctgagccatcagcctagagcccaaagcggggctcgaactcacggaccgcgagatcatgacctgagttgaagtcggacgcttaaccgactgagccacccaggcgccccgaaaattttatacttcttatgagtacttattttcttcttttctttcaatatttaaagTAGATGGATGTGGAAACCAACAGAGAATAAGAAGACCCTTTCGGAAATGAGTTAACATATCATTATCATCTCTGCCAATTAGCATTTATCGAGCAACTGGGCACTTGGAACTTCAAGAATCTCCACAGAGACTCCATAGTGAGACAGGTTTCTATGTTTTATAGTCATCTATTTGAGGACAAGATTAATCTGCAAATGCATTACATCATGTGGAATTATTCTTGGGTTTGTTTTTctaagggaaattattttttaagcaagttAATCTATATTATCTCATTCAAATATTCATGATTGGAAATTTATTTGTttcaataaatatgattttacatattggaaggaaggaagttggaaGGAGTTTACCTTGTAAATTGTTGCTATGAGCTTTGGGAGAGCTATAAACCAATTCTTACCCATGGTGACATATATCTACATGTTGAATTATTCTTTTCAATCTGATATCATTGAGAGTAAACAGCTGGTCCACTCCAGGGGACAATTTTCCATGTTAAATGTCATTGAACATGAAATTCACTCTGATGCTATCAAAATCTTCTTTTTTGTAGCAGCTCTAATCTGGTATCACTTTTCTATAAGTTTTGTAATAGAATTAACCAAAAGCTAATAGTATTGTCTGTCcttgtctccatttttaaaaactaatgttCGTAATTCCTCTTGGAGTCTGACACTTAGACCAAAAAAATAGCTCtcatatatgcatacacaaaCAGGGCCATTTTGAAGTTTTAGAGAAGTAAATAACAATTTATAAATTGTGTCGGGAGTCACAAATTTACTCTCTCAGCAAGTCAGATATGGAGAAGAAATTGATTTCTTCGTATAATTTACTTACCTTCAAAAAGAGACCCTACTGACTGCTGATGAGCTGCTTAGTCCCAGCTGCTGATTCTCACAGTCCCTTTAcataatgatttttctttgagATAATTGTTCAGTGTTGCTGTTATTGTTGCCTCAACATTTGCTCCTCTCTGAGGTTGTGTTTGGTGGGACACATGATGCTTTGGTAGAACAGTTAAGAAGGCAgggctccaggggtgcctggtggctcagttaagtgtccgacttcagctcaggtcatgatctcacagtctgtgaatttgagccccccattgggctctgtgctgacagctcagaacctggagcctgcttcagattctgtgtctccctctctctctgcccctcccctgctcatgccctttctctgtctcaaaaataaataaaaacttttttaaaaaattaaaaaaaaaaaaaaaaaagaaggcagaccTCCATAGAGACAGTGCTGGGGCGAGAGAGCCAGAAAGGCACTGGGCGACTCTGTGCCTCACTGAGGAAAATAATTAAACCTGGGCAAAGGGGATCCTAAGAAACCGAGAGGCAAAATGTCATCGTATTCATTCTTTGTGCTAGCTTGCCGAGAGGAGCGCAAGAAGCACCCAGATGCTTCAGTCAGCTTCTCAGAGTTTTCTCGTAAGTGCTCAGAGAGGTGGAAGACCATGTCtgctaaagagaaaggaaaacttggaGACATGGCAAAGGTGGACAAGGCCctttatgaaagagaaatgaaagctaatATCCCCGCtaaaggggaaacaaaaaagaagttgCAGGATTCCAATGCACCCAAGGGTCCTCCTTTggcctttttcttgttttgttttgagtattGCTCCCAAATCAAAGAAGAACATCCCAGCCTATCCATTGGTAATGTTGCAAAGAAACTGGGAGAGACATGGAATAATATGGCCACAGATGACAAGCAGTCCCACTAAAAGAAGGCTGCTAAGCTGaaggaaaaatctgaaaaggataTTGCTGCATGCTGGACTAAAGGAAAGCCTGATGCAGCAAAAAAGGGAGTGTCAAGctgaaaaaagcaagaaaaagaaggaagaggaggaagacagggaagatGAAGAGTatgaggaggaagatgaagagaTTGATGATGAATAagttagttctagcagttttatttcttgtctATAAAGCATTTAAGCCCCCCTGTACACagttccttttaaagaaaaagattgaatGTAAGGctgtgtaatatttgtttttaaactgtatgGCATCTTTTTTTTGTATAGTTAATACACTCCTAAATGTGTCTTTAGATAGCCCTGTGTTGGTGGTACTTTCAATAGCCACTAACCTTGCCTGGTGCAATGTGGGGGTGTAAATTGGCATGGAAATTTAAAGCAGGTTCTTGCTGGTTCACAGCACAAATTAGTTATATATGGGGATGGTAGTTTTTTCATCTTCAGTTGTCTCTGGTACAGTTTATACAAAATAATTGTTGCTCTGTTAACTGAATACCAGTctgtaattgcaaaaaaaaaaaaaaaaaaaaaaaaaaacgttgcaGCTGTTTTGTTGACATTCTGAACACTTCTAAgtaaatacattgtttttattttaaaaaagggcagAGAAATGTGGTCAGGCAGGATGATGTTGCACTCCAGACAGTTCCCTATACAGCACTGATGCTGAGTTAAGAGCTGGTAGACTTACTAGGAAGCCTGtccaggcagagagaaatgaCCTTATAATAAGCACTGTGTGCATAGCATCTAATTGTGGAGCTAGATACAGGCTAAGGAAACTGAGAAGGTTTTCATTTCTAACCTCTGATCCAGCTGAGAAAGACTACAACTCTGACCACAAATGCCAGCAGCAGACAACATCATGATGCCCAGGAAAGGGACCAGGCTAGCCACAGCCCAAACTTATCAAACCAGCCATTTTGTAATTTGGTCAGAGGATTCAGAGAACACCTTGAGGTAAtgatgattcatttattttgccaTTATGAGATCAGATGTTCACAATGCTCCCTGAGAGGagccagagagaaaataaaatatgagaggAGTTGAGAAATTATCTTCCAGAAAGATTGAACATTACctaaaatgtctgtttatattcTCAAGTTGGACTTGGTTATGAAATGAAAAGGACGGAATGCTGTATTTCCCCCACCACTCAACAGGTTCCTCTACTTATCAAATCTGGTGCCCAGGCTACATGCACTATAAATGCAGCCTCAAATAAAACAAGTAACCCTCAGCATAGGGTTCCTAACAGAAATAAATGCAGAAGATAATGACAGGCAAAATCATATTTCATTTATGGCTGGCCTTTAATTTTGAATCTCAATAACTCAGGAACTCAAGTGAGCTGGGATAAACCTGGCCTAGTATTCTGCCTAAGCTAAATCAGAGAAATGATCTGTAAGAAAAAGGTCAGCTCTATTTCACCTACATGAAAATGGTTATTTGTTAATCTGACTCACTTTTATagcaaaaggaagaacaaaaatatataaatttttaaaaagattaatacaaataaaaacctacACTGGAACATAAGTACAAATGGATAATAAAGGTGAGGAAACGGGACAAATGGGAAAGCACAGGCCTGTTACTTAGAGTGACATCGGCCTAAACTGATCTGTCCACGCCTTCTAGGACAACCACATTAGTCCTGAACTTGGTTATTCTTCAGAAGAGAAAGTATTCTATAGGAGCCAAAAGCAGTCTCCCCAAAAGGTGCTACTTTGGCATTTCGATTATGTTAAACACAAGTTCCTTAAGAAACAGGCAGTGCAAGGACCCTCAGACCCTCTTAGGTCCTcctgaaatcaggaaataaatatCCCATATGAAACCTACTCTCCTTGTACTAAGAAGTAAAAAGTCATCCTTATCACTAGAGATAGCAACTTTAAAGTTGAAAGAACGACAGAAGCAAAACAGTTACTTTTCTCTAATCACTGCCTCAGCCCAAATTCCACTTAGAATTCCTCACTAATTAAAGTTTccaaacatctgttttctttatcctgtcaattctcacaaatttattgtctttttgtctaaaaagtatgaaaacagtctgccttggtcatttctttaaatctcaatttcattattgggcTTCTGTGTACATGTAATAAGTTTTGTGGGCTTTTTAATCCTATTTAtctgtctcatgtaaatttaattctttgtCCAGCTGGAAGAACTTGAAGCAtagaggaagaatttttccttccctataataaagagagaaatattaTGCTTCaacttttctgttctattttacaACCATAAGGTAGAGAGAAGTTGCTGGAACACATGTGTTTAATTCCTTGGAAAACCCCAACCCACTGGGTGTAGGTGGGGGGCTCTAATCTTTGTAAAcccaaagattaaatgaaatggtCCTCTTATTAGGGGAATGGAAATGGGGAGGTActacaataaaaatgatttccaaTCCCTAATTTCCAAAAGACATAAAGCAGATAATTTATGATACAGAGACcttgaaaataaatcagaaagtgaAAAAGTTATAAGCACATCTCACTTCTCATCAGTTTTCCATCTGATGACAATAGGGTACAATAGGaatatctatttcttcttcttattttccaTATTATATAACCCCATTTTTTGACATTTGATAGATTAATagaagcaaaatatatataattacaccTCAGCCTGCATGAAAATAACCATAGTAGTTTGGTTTTTTCAAATGAGACTTGGAATAAAGGCTTAGTGTGTCAGGAATGGTAATTATGCctggtatattttaaatttaagaaatttgaaaTTCCTAGTCTAAACCTTTTACAGTTCTGCTTATATAGCattacaataaaaccttggattgcgagtgatttgttctgtgagtgttccacaagacgagcaaacatttataataaattttaacttgataaacaagagATGTTTTGCAATATAAGTAGTACATGACAGCAAATGTCACATGATTACAACCGAGtcagtggttctctctctctctctctctttctcctgctgcaggattgtgggtgattgtctcccgtGCTCAGATGCTTGGCCTCAGaccgtggtgtttggcagaaatcagtgatttttcagaacattggaaggtgcccacaaatGGCATCCGACTGTTGCATCGTGAGCAACAGCAAGAGGTTATGGAGATCTCCTCTGCAGAGGAGGAGATAAAGGTGGACTAGTCCCTCACTTCAAATGGGATTAGGGAGATGCATAAAATGTCAGAAACAGGgtaaaattttgtagaaaaccaCCACctaaataaggctgtagcagtgcaaGTGATGAATCTACTTAACAACAATGTAATGTCATATTTTTgagaaatcctcaaaaggaggcaaaagcaagtgccattggataggttccttattaaagttgcatgaaaagaaaaagattccattgagccaatagatagcagtgattccatcagtgatagtgaaagtagtcctacacaataaccctcctctctcttgtctccctcagaccagccatgaaggttttctaaggtaagtacaggttaatttctttttctttatattttgtctttttaaaaaattattctgtattATATTCCAGTatgttaatcatttttatatgaatattttaggttgtggaatgaatcatctgagtttccattatttcttatggggaaattcgctttgctatacaaatgctttggattactaGCATGTTTCAAGAACGAATTATGCTCCCAAAcgaaggttttactgtacttactgtttgtttgtttgtttgtttgtttgtttttcctagagTGATAAGTAATTTAGTTCATCCTCTTGCCTTCAGGTACATATTCACACTGTCTTTTCCAGGAGATaggacttttattaaaaattttcaaaggaagaatTTTATAATAAGTTTTACTAATTTATTCTCATTTAGCTTAAACATGTcaggaaatgttattttaagtaaatttgtaATTTGCATACTGAAGTCTTAACACTTTTCTCATAAGGAGAAATAATAGACTCTTGGGCAGATCATAAAGAATTTCTTGTAACCTCTTtttctaaagattaaaaatatatttcctttcctcAGCACCTCCCCccatatatttggaatttttgtaTTCTCATCTGACATGCCTAACTCTCAAAATCTACAACTATTTTTGTAGGCTATCTTCTGAACTTCCACTCCCACTCATCTTCTAGTTCTCTGACAATAAGGGAAACCGATTCAAGGCCATTTCTCTGCAGCATCTTGCTTTTCTATATCACCAGATGTGTGTAGAGCTAAATCGCCTGGACCTGGGTGGTCATGCAAAATTCTTTGTTAGAATTAGCTCATTTCTTTAATAGGTCTTATGAAGCCTCCAGTATGAAAAAGGGTAGGAACAGCTTTCCTCCCACATCCTCTCTAGAAGATTataattaaacaataataaattttttaaataaaattctgatcTTCTGGAACATTTATAGATAAAAGGTTGGTGAAGTCCTAGCTGCTTGTTCCTTTTAGTGATCTGAAAACATGTGAAATATATCAGGGGCAGAAAGACTGTAACTAACTATcaaagccacatttaaaaaaaaaccaccaggGAGACAAAAGGATATTTAGAGATTAAGAGTAGCTTAcattctttaaggaaaaataagaagaataagaGAAAGCATTTTGGTTTAATAACAGAGTACATCATTGCTACTAAAGAGGTGAGCAATTAGAGAagcatttaaacttttttcaacACAGAATTTAGGCTTCTCACAACATACAAATTGATTATaattctaaaagtattttaatagtatttttccaATTCTAACTTTAAAACTCTTAATTCATTCTAATTTTAAAGCTGTATgactaaaaaataatttccatagcAGAAATTTAATGTTAACTGGGTAAAAATAGAGTTAGCTGCATTGCTTCTTTTTTAGTTGAAATATCTTCACATTGATAGTACAGGCAACATTGATAGCAGGGATGATTAATTATTCTTCTGAGTATAGAATCTGAAATCAAatgataatttattaataaatgtacCAGTATCTGTATCAACATTGTGATGGTTATTTGGACATAACTGTGGGCAAACAAAAATATCccaatagtaaaaaaataagcaaagcttATCTTAGAatggaaatacagttttatttaaacCTGAGTCTCCAAGAAAATCTATTAGctgtttttagttctttaagACAACTATACATTGAAACTACTAagtcaaagggatatatgcaccctatgtttatagcatcattatctacaataaccaaattatgggaacagcccaagtgtttgtcaattgatgaatgggtaaagacaAGATGGTacatatacacgatggaatattagtcataaaaaagaatgaaaccttgccatttgcaatgatgtggatggagtcagagtagtattatgctaagtgaaataggtcaatcagagaaagactaataccatatgtcttcactcatatgtggaatttaagaaacaaaacaaatgagcatagggaaaaaaaaaagagacagaggcaaaccaagaaacagactcttaagaaTAGAGAacaggggagcctaggtggctcagttagttgagtgtctgactcaatttcagctcaggtcatgatctcatggtttgttggttcgagcccgattctctgtctccctctctctgcccttcccctgctcacgctgtctctctctcaaaataaataaacaaacattaaaaaaaagaatagagaacaaactgatggtttttagaaagaagatggagggttaaataggtgatggggattaaggagtacacttgtttttgtttgttctttttattcttttttaggaGTGCGCTTGTTACGATGAGCACCAGGTATGgtatggaagtgtggaatcaaacttaagaaaatatttctgagatgGTTGATATGTTTaaccaatttaaaatttatttctaaatgatcATACTTCCTGATAGTTTTAATCtgatttattaatatattctaaTTCACCTAAGAGTTTGGAATTTTTTCTCTATGTAAACCTATGTGTTTTATGTCTAAAATTTAATCTTGATTTTTGCTAATAAACAACTTATGGGTTAGTTTTGAAGCAGTTGATTCCTCCAAAGGACTAAAAACTAAGACTTGCCACGTTAATAGACAGTGAAATACAGGATCACAGAAGTAAATGCAGCAGTTTAGTAAACAGTATCCTTCCTAGTTAagttcacttgaaaaaaatttaataattattatagatTGAGTTCAAAGGCACTTTAACAATTTCATTCTACTATCACAAAGATCAGATGAGAGACTAATAATTTatcaattcaaaaaaataaactgggcAGAAAATACAGTGAGGGAAATATAATAATGTGCTTGGTAATTGAACTAGTGTTTTTCAGACTGTTATTAGGCCCATTGTATCAAAATAAGGTGTTGCAAAATAtattagcattatttataaaatgataatcaattttaattatatttttacccTTTCAAAGTTGGTAGAATTAAGCGATTCACTTTTTCCAAGGGAAAACAGTAAATCCGATGATCAATTCTTGAGTTTCCCATGCCTAAATGCAGTTTAAAAGCTATAAGCATAGTCCAAAAACCAGTGTTAAATAAGCACCtgagttctggagtcagactatGTTGA
The nucleotide sequence above comes from Panthera tigris isolate Pti1 chromosome B2, P.tigris_Pti1_mat1.1, whole genome shotgun sequence. Encoded proteins:
- the LOC102953671 gene encoding high mobility group protein B1-like, coding for MSSYSFFVLACREERKKHPDASVSFSEFSRKCSERWKTMSAKEKGKLGDMAKVDKALYEREMKANIPAKGETKKKLQDSNAPKGPPLAFFLFCFEYCSQIKEEHPSLSIGNVAKKLGETWNNMATDDKQSH